In Juglans regia cultivar Chandler chromosome 5, Walnut 2.0, whole genome shotgun sequence, the following are encoded in one genomic region:
- the LOC108985026 gene encoding threonine dehydratase 1 biosynthetic, chloroplastic-like — translation MEYCSHLFVSPRMEVLCFTSSPGFPLSRSKPHHSPFPPMIRTLTLNKYHKTRPSNVVTATLTNPALQNSHKPLGLTPLISTTPPETSDHMPPQLMKVSAESLVYESGFLGVAPEKLAAAAGDGGYGFQHAIGYLPKILSSKVYDVAVETPMEYASKLSERLGVHIWLKREDLQPGVFSFKLRGAYNMMAKLSREQLDRGVICSSAGNHAQGVALSAQKLGCDAVVAMPVTTSEIKLKTVERLGAKAVLVGDCYADAQQYAKQRAKEEGRTFVPGFDHPDVIAGQGTVGMEIVRQMPTPLHAVFVPVGGGGLIAGIAAYVKTVCPEVKIIGVEPYDANSMALSLFHGQRIMLDNIGGFADGVAMEVVGEETFKLCRELMDGVVLVNQDAICATIKDMFEEKRSILEPAGALAIAGAEAYCKYYGLKGENVVAITSGANMTFNRLSLVSQHADVGRRQESVPATYVPEKWGKFKQFCEPAGDGSSIENEILCRFFIPERPGALMKLLDAFSGRWNISMLNYQRQGQIGGDLLVGLKILSSEMDEFKALANSLGSDYAFEISDETLPLLLNQ, via the exons ATGGAGTACTGCTCGCATCTCTTTGTGTCTCCAAGAATGGAGGTTCTCTGCTTCACTTCTTCACCTGGTTTTCCTTTATCTCGCAGCAAACCCCACCACTCTCCCTTCCCACCCATGATCAGAACGTTAACCCTAAACAAATACCACAAAACCCGACCCTCCAATGTTGTTACTGCAACGTTGACAAACCCTGCGCTGCAGAACTCCCACAAGCCCTTAGGGCTCACTCCTCTAATCAGTACTACGCCACCTGAGACCTCAGATCATATGCCACCCCAGTTAATGAAAGTCTCGGCTGAGTCTTTAGTGTATGAGAGTGGCTTTCTTGGTGTTGCGCCTGAAAAGTTGGCGGCGGCCGCCGGAGATGGCGGGTATGGGTTCCAGCATGCCATCGGTTACTTGCCCAAGATATTGTCGTCTAAGGTTTATGATGTTGCGGTCGAGACACCAATGGAATATGCTTCAAAGCTCTCTGAGAGGCTTGGTGTCCATATTTGGCTCAAGAGAGAGGATCTTCAACCTGGA GTGTTCTCCTTCAAGCTGAGGGGAGCTTATAACATGATGGCCAAGCTTTCAAGGGAACAGTTGGATAGGGGAGTCATTTGTTCATCAGCAGGGAACCATGCCCAAGGTGTTGCGTTATCTGCACAAAAGTTGGGTTGTGATGCTGTAGTTGCGATGCCCGTTACAACTTCTGAAATCAAA CTGAAGACGGTGGAGAGGTTAGGTGCTAAAGCTGTACTTGTTGGCGACTGCTATGCTGACGCACAACAATATGCAAAACAGCGGGCCAAAGAAGAAGGCCGAACATTTGTACCTGGTTTTGATCACCCGGATGTCATAGCGGGGCAAGGGACTGTAGGAATGGAGATCGTGCGTCAAATGCCAACTCCATTACATGCAGTCTTTGTGCCTGTTGGAGGTGGTGGGCTGATAGCTGGAATTGCTGCCTATGTGAAGACAGTTTGCCCTGAG GTCAAGATTATTGGGGTGGAGCCATATGATGCAAATTCAATGGCACTGTCACTTTTCCATGGGCAGCGAATTATGCTTGATAATATAGGAGGATTTGCAGATGGAGTTGCTATGGAAGTGGTTGGGGAAGAAACTTTCAAGTTGTGCAGAGAACTCATGGATGGAGTAGTTCTTGTAAACCAGGATGCTATCTGTGCAACAATAAAG GACATGTTTGAGGAAAAAAGAAGCATACTTGAACCAGCAGGAGCCCTTGCCATTGCTGGTGCAGAAGCATATTGCAAATATTATGGCCTGAAGGGTGAAAATGTTGTAGCAATAACCAGTGGAGCAAACATGACCTTTAATAGACTAAGTTTGGTATCCCAACATGCTGATGTTGGTAGGCGGCAAGAGTCTGTCCCTGCTACATATGTTCCAGAGAAGTGGGGAAAGTTCAAACAGTTCTGTGAACCG GCAGGTGATGGATCAAGCATTGAAAATGAGATTCTCTGTCGGTTTTTCATCCCTGAGAGACCAGGTGCTCTAATGAAATTACTGGATGCCTTTAGTGGCCGTTGGAATATCAGCATGTTGAATTACCAAAGACAG GGCCAGATTGGTGGAGATTTGTTGGTTGGTCTCAAAATTTTAAGCTCTGAGATGGATGAATTCAAAGCTTTGGCTAACAGTCTAGGATCTGATTATGCATTTGAAATAAGCGATGAAACTTTACCTCTACTGTTGAATCAGTAG
- the LOC108985028 gene encoding recQ-mediated genome instability protein 2 — protein MDYRLAALKLLCAQLKDAKEMASQNAMSLGNILFQRAWLQGVLVSASDENDHVGAPLLLDDGTGVVQLALSSADFRLRPWKTGMYVMVVGGFMARAAEPPIIKVHKIVDLSQFPDREAMWYLEVMEAYKLFYRPLIEELE, from the exons ATGGACTACAGGCTAGCAGCGCTGAAGCTGCTGTGCGCTCAGTTGAAAGACGCTAAGGAAATGGCGTCGCAGAACGCCATGTCTCTCGGCAACATACTCTTCCAACGCGCCTGGTTACAG GGCGTTCTGGTCTCGGCCTCAGACGAAAATGACCACGTAGGGGCCCCGTTACTTCTCGACGACGGCACCGGCGTTGTCCAGCTCGCACTCTCCTCCGCAGACTTCCGTCTCCGCCCTTGGAAGACCG GGATGTATGTAATGGTTGTTGGAGGATTCATGGCACGTGCAGCTGAGCCCCCAATTATCAAG GTGCACAAGATTGTTGATCTTTCACAGTTCCCGGATCGAGAGGCAATGTGGTATCTTGAAGTTATGGAGGCGTATAAACTATTCTATAGGCCCTTAATTGAAGAACTTGAATGA
- the LOC108985027 gene encoding peroxiredoxin Q, chloroplastic-like, whose product MATLGLPKHSIPSLLPTQSPTHPLSHNFPILSKSSQSQFYGLQVSYSSSLPIPSFSSLKGSIFAKVNKGTVPPSFTLKDQDGRTVSLSEFKGKPVVVYFYPADESPSCTKQACAFRDSYEKFKKAGAEVVGISGDDSSSHKAFAKKYRLPFTLLSDEGNKVRKDWGVPADLFGTLPGRQTYVLDKEGVVQLVYNNQFQPEKHIDETLKLLQSL is encoded by the coding sequence ATGGCTACACTCGGTCTCCCAAAGCATTCTATTCCCTCTCTGCTCCCCACTCAAAGTCCCACACACCCATTGTCTCATAACTTCCCAATACTCTCCAAGTCATCACAATCTCAGTTTTATGGCCTCCAGGTCTCTTATTCTTCCTCTCTTCCAATTCCCTCATTTTCTTCGTTGAAGGGTTCCATTTTTGCCAAGGTGAACAAAGGTACGGTCCCACCATCGTTCACATTGAAAGATCAGGATGGAAGGACTGTGAGTCTCTCCGAATTCAAAGGCAAGCCAGTGGTTGTCTATTTCTACCCTGCAGATGAGTCCCCTAGCTGCACAAAACAGGCTTGTGCTTTCAGGGATTCTTatgagaaatttaagaaagCAGGAGCTGAGGTTGTTGGGATTAGTGGTGATGATTCATCGTCTCACAAGGCTTTTGCAAAGAAATATAGGCTTCCTTTCACTTTGCTTAGTGACGAGGGAAATAAGGTGAGGAAAGATTGGGGAGTGCCTGCAGATCTGTTTGGAACACTGCCTGGGAGACAGACTTACGTTCTTGACAAGGAAGGGGTGGTTCAGCTCGTCTACAACAATCAGTTCCAACCCGAAAAGCATATCGATGAGACCTTGAAACTACTTCAAAGTCTTTGA